The following coding sequences lie in one Saccopteryx bilineata isolate mSacBil1 chromosome X, mSacBil1_pri_phased_curated, whole genome shotgun sequence genomic window:
- the WDR45 gene encoding WD repeat domain phosphoinositide-interacting protein 4 isoform X2, with protein sequence MTQQPLRGVTSLRFNQDQSCFCCAMETGVRIYNVEPLMEKGHLDHEQVGSMGLVEMLHRSNLLALVGGGSSPKFSEISVLIWDDAREGKDSKDKLVLEFTFTKPVLAVRMRHEKIVIVLRNRIYVYSFPDNPRKLFEFDTRDNPKGLCDLCPSLEKQLLVFPGHKCGSLQLVDLASTKPGTSSAPFTINAHQSDVACVSLNQPGTVVASASQKGTLIRLFDTQSKEKLVELRRGTDPATLYCINFSHDSSFLCASSDKGTVHIFALKDTRLNRRSALARVGKVGPMIGQYVDSQWSLASFTVPAESACICAFGRNTSKNVNSVIAICVDGTFHKYVFTPDGNCNREAFDVYLDICDDDDF encoded by the exons ATGACTCAACAGCCACTTCGAGGAGTGACCAGCCTGCGTTTCAACCAAGACCAAA GCTGCTTTTGCTGCGCCATGGAGACAGGCGTGCGCATCTATAACGTGGAGCCATTGATGGAGAAGGGGCATCTGG ACCATGAGCAGGTGGGCAGCATGGGCCTGGTGGAAATGCTGCACCGCTCCAACCTGCTGGCCCTGGTGGGCGGTGGTAGCAGCCCCAAGTTCTCAGAGATCTCAG TGCTGATCTGGGACGATGCTCGGGAAGGCAAGGACTCCAAGGACAAGCTGGTGCTGGAGTTCACCTTCACCAAGCCAGTTCTGGCTGTGCGCATGCGCCATGAAAA AATCGTGATTGTGCTGAGGAACCGCATCTATGTGTACTCCTTTCCCGACAATCCCCGAAAGCTGTTTGAGTTTGACACCCGAGACAACCCAAAGG GGCTCTGTGATCTTTGCCCCAGCCTGGAAAAACAACTCCTAGTGTTCCCAGGACACAAGTGTGGGAGTCTGCAACTTGTG GACCTGGCGAGCACAAAGCCCGGCACATCATCTGCTCCATTTACCATCAACGCACATCAGAGCGATGTGGCCTGTGTGTCCCTAAACCAGCCAGGCACCGTAGTGGCCTCAGCCTCCCAGAAGGGCACCCTTATTCGCCTTTTTGACACACAGTCCAAGGAGAAACTGGTTGAACTGCGCCGAGGCACTGATCCTGCCACACTATACTG CATCAACTTCAGCCATGACTCCTCCTTCCTGTGCGCTTCCAGTGATAAGGGCACAGTCCATATCTTTGCTCTCAAGGATACCCGCCTCAACCGCCGCTCTGC GCTGGCTCGCGTGGGCAAAGTCGGACCTATGATTGGACAGTACGTGGACTCTCAATGGAGCCTGGCAAGCTTCACTGTGCCTGCCGAGTCAGCCTGCATCTGCGCATTCGGTCGCAACACTTCCAAGAATGTCAACTCTGTCATTG ccatCTGTGTAGATGGGACCTTCCACAAATATGTCTTCACTCCTGATGGAAACTGCAACAGAGAGGCTTTCGATGTGTACCTTGACATCTGTGATGATGATGACTTTTAA
- the CCDC120 gene encoding coiled-coil domain-containing protein 120 isoform X1, whose amino-acid sequence MEVKGQLISSPTFNASAALFGEAAPQVKSERLRGLLDRQRALQEALSLKLQELRKVCLQEAELTGQLPPECPLEPGERPQLVRRRPPAARAYPPPALNPAHHSLCPAEELALEALEREVSVQQQIAAAARRLALAPELSAEQRRRRRQVQADALRRLHELEEQLRDIRVRLGLQVLPLPTGAVITTQGVCLGTRLAQLSQEDVVLHSESSSLSESGASHDNEESRGCFPLTERPSPPKAWDQLRAVSGGSPERRAPWKPPPSDLYGDLKSRRNSVASPTSPTRSLPRSASSFEGRSVPATPVLTRGAGPQLCKPEGLHSRQWSGSQDSQMGFPRADPASDRASLFAARTRRSNSSEALLVDRAAGGTAGSPPAPLAPPATGPPVCKSSEVLYERPQPAPAFSSRTAGPPDPPRAARPSSAAPASRGVPRLPPLCGDFLLDYTLDRGLPRGMGGPGWGELLPAAEVPGPFSRRDGLLTMFPGPPPVYAADGSSPLLRSKDPHTRATRSKPCGLPLEAAEGPEVHPNPLLWMPPATRIPPAGERSGHKNLALEGLRDWYIRNSGLAAGPQRRPALSHVGPQHPPFLHARCYEVGQALYGAPSQAPLPHSRSFTAPPVSSRYGGCFY is encoded by the exons ATGGAAGTCAAAGGTCAGCTGATTAGCTCTCCCACTTTCAATGCCTcag CTGCCCTGTTCGGAGAGGCTGCCCCCCAGGTGAAGTCAGAGCGTCTGAGGGGACTGCTCGACCGGCAACGGGCTCTGCAGGAGGCCCTGAGCCTGAAACTTCAGGAGCTACGCAAAGTGTGCCTCCAAGAGGCG GAGCTAACTGGCCAACTGCCCCCCGAGTGCCCGCTGGAGCCTGGTGAACGGCCCCAGTTGGTCCGCCGGCGGCCCCCTGCAGCCCGAGCCTACCCTCCACCGGCCCTCAACCCAGCACACCACTCCTTGTGCCCTGCTGAG GAGCTGGCTCTCGAGGCTCTGGAACGCGAGGTGTCGGTGCAACAGCAGATTGCAGCAGCTGCCCGCCGCCTGGCCTTGGCCCCTGAGCTCAGTGCTGAGCAGCGCAGGCGCCGGCGCCAGGTCCAGGCGGATGCTCTGCGGAGACTGCATGAGCTGGAGGAGCAGCTCCGGGACATCCGGGTCCGCCTTGGCCTTCAGGTGCTCCCACTGCCTACAGGGGCAGTTATCACCACCCAAGGCGTCTGCCTGGGCACGCGCCTCGCTCAGCTTAGCCAAG AGGATGTAGTTCTGCACTCAGAGAGCAGCTCCCTTTCCGAGTCTGGGGCCAGCCATGATAACG AGGAATCTCGTGGCTGCTTCCCTCTGACTGAGCGCCCCTCACCACCCAAGGCCTGGGACCAACTGCGGGCAGTATCTGGGGGCAGCCCTGAGCGGCGAGCCCCATGGAAACCCCCACCGTCAGATCTTTATGGGGACCTGAAGAGCCGACGGAACTCTGTGGCCAGCCCCACCAG cccCACACGCTCACTGCCCAGGAGTGCTTCCAGTTTTGAGGGGCGAAGTGTGCCTGCCACCCCTGTCCTTACCCGGGGCGCTGGCCCTCAGCTCTGCAA ACCTGAAGGCCTCCATTCTCGCCAGTGGTCCGGCAGCCAGGACTCCCAAATGGGCTTTCCCCGTGCAGACCCGGCCTCAGACCGCGCCTCGCTCTTCGCCGCTCGCACCCGCCGTAGCAACAGCTCTGAGGCCCTGCTAGTGGACCGGGCAGCTGGGGGGACAGCTGGCTCCCCCCCTGCACCTCTGGCTCCCCCTGCCACTGGGCCCCCAGTCTGCAAAAGCAGTGAGGTGCTGTATGAGCGCCCCCAGCCAGCCCCCGCCTTCTCCTCCCGCACAGCCGGCCCCCCAGACCCTCCCCGGGCTGCcaggccaagctcagctgccccTGCTTCCCGCGGGGTCCCCCGACTCCCACCTCTGTGTGGAGACTTCCTCTTGGACTATACCCTGGACCGGGGCCTACCCCGTGGTATGGGTGGGCCAGGCTGGGGGGAGCTGCTGCCTGCAGCTGAGGTCCCAGGACCCTTCTCCCGCCGGGATGGGCTCCTCACCATGTTCCCAGGTCCACCCCCTGTGTATGCAGCTGATGGCAGCAGCCCCCTCCTCCGCAGCAAGGACCCCCACACCCGTGCCACCCGCAGCAAGCCCTGTGGCCTGCCTCTGGAGGCAGCAGAGGGGCCAGAGGTGCACCCAAACCCTCTGCTATGGATGCCTCCAGCCACCCGTATCCCTCCGGCTGGCGAGCGCAGTGGCCACAAGAACCTTGCCTTGGAGGGGTTACGGGACTGGTACATCCGGAACTCGGGACTGGCCGCGGGGCCCCAGCGCCGGCCTGCACTCTCCCACGTGGGCCCGCAACACCCACCCTTCCTCCATGCCCGCTGCTATGAAGTGGGCCAGGCCCTGTATGGGGCCCCCAGCCAGGCACCCCTCCCACACTCGAGGAGTTTCACGGCGCCCCCTGTCTCCAGCAGGTATGGGGGGTGCTTTTACTGA
- the PRAF2 gene encoding PRA1 family protein 2, which translates to MSEVRLPPLRALDDFILGSARLAAPDPCDPQRWCHRVINNLLYYQTNYLVFFGFGLALAGYMSPLHTLLGALIVAVALGALVWAAESRAAVRRCRRSHPTACLAAVLAVGLLVLWAAGGACIFLLGIAGPVLLILVHASLRLRNLKNKLENKIESIGLKRTPMGLLLEALGQEQEAGS; encoded by the exons ATGTCGGAGGTGCGGCTGCCACCGCTACGCGCCCTGGATGACTTCATTCTGGGGTCGGCGCGTCTAGCGGCCCCGGATCCATGCGACCCTCAGCGGTGGTGCCACCGCGTCATCAACAATCTCCTCTACTACCAAACCAACTATCTTGTCTTCTTCGGCTTCGGACTTGCTCTAGCTgg GTACATGAGCCCTCTGCATACCCTCCTAGGCGCACTGATAGTGGCGGTGGCCCTCGGGGCGCTGGTGTGGGCGGCTGAGAGTCGCGCAGCGGTGCGCCGCTGCCGCCGCAGTCACCCCACTGCGTGCCTGGCTGCAGTACTTGCCGTTGGCCTCCTGGTTCTCTGGGCAGCGGGCGGCGCTTGCATCTTCCTGCTCGGCATTGCTGGACCCGTGCTTC TGATTCTGGTGCATGCCTCCCTGCGCCTGCGCAACCTCAAGAACAAGCTAGAGAACAAGATCGAGAGTATTGGTCTCAAGCGAACACCAATGGGGCTGCTACTGGAGGCGCTAGGACAAGAGCAAGAGGCTGGATCCTAG
- the CCDC120 gene encoding coiled-coil domain-containing protein 120 isoform X3: protein MEVKGQLISSPTFNASAALFGEAAPQVKSERLRGLLDRQRALQEALSLKLQELRKVCLQEAELTGQLPPECPLEPGERPQLVRRRPPAARAYPPPALNPAHHSLCPAEELALEALEREVSVQQQIAAAARRLALAPELSAEQRRRRRQVQADALRRLHELEEQLRDIRVRLGLQVLPLPTGAVITTQGVCLGTRLAQLSQEDVVLHSESSSLSESGASHDNEESRGCFPLTERPSPPKAWDQLRAVSGGSPERRAPWKPPPSDLYGDLKSRRNSVASPTSPTRSLPRSASSFEGRSVPATPVLTRGAGPQLCKPEGLHSRQWSGSQDSQMGFPRADPASDRASLFAARTRRSNSSEALLVDRAAGGTAGSPPAPLAPPATGPPVCKSSEVLYERPQPAPAFSSRTAGPPDPPRAARPSSAAPASRGVPRLPPLCGDFLLDYTLDRGLPRGMGGPGWGELLPAAEVPGPFSRRDGLLTMFPGPPPVYAADGSSPLLRSKDPHTRATRSKPCGLPLEAAEGPEVHPNPLLWMPPATRIPPAGERSGHKNLALEGLRDWYIRNSGLAAGPQRRPALSHVGPQHPPFLHARCYEVGQALYGAPSQAPLPHSRSFTAPPVSSRYYADFLYPPELSARLSDLTLEGEQSSSSDSQTPGTLV from the exons ATGGAAGTCAAAGGTCAGCTGATTAGCTCTCCCACTTTCAATGCCTcag CTGCCCTGTTCGGAGAGGCTGCCCCCCAGGTGAAGTCAGAGCGTCTGAGGGGACTGCTCGACCGGCAACGGGCTCTGCAGGAGGCCCTGAGCCTGAAACTTCAGGAGCTACGCAAAGTGTGCCTCCAAGAGGCG GAGCTAACTGGCCAACTGCCCCCCGAGTGCCCGCTGGAGCCTGGTGAACGGCCCCAGTTGGTCCGCCGGCGGCCCCCTGCAGCCCGAGCCTACCCTCCACCGGCCCTCAACCCAGCACACCACTCCTTGTGCCCTGCTGAG GAGCTGGCTCTCGAGGCTCTGGAACGCGAGGTGTCGGTGCAACAGCAGATTGCAGCAGCTGCCCGCCGCCTGGCCTTGGCCCCTGAGCTCAGTGCTGAGCAGCGCAGGCGCCGGCGCCAGGTCCAGGCGGATGCTCTGCGGAGACTGCATGAGCTGGAGGAGCAGCTCCGGGACATCCGGGTCCGCCTTGGCCTTCAGGTGCTCCCACTGCCTACAGGGGCAGTTATCACCACCCAAGGCGTCTGCCTGGGCACGCGCCTCGCTCAGCTTAGCCAAG AGGATGTAGTTCTGCACTCAGAGAGCAGCTCCCTTTCCGAGTCTGGGGCCAGCCATGATAACG AGGAATCTCGTGGCTGCTTCCCTCTGACTGAGCGCCCCTCACCACCCAAGGCCTGGGACCAACTGCGGGCAGTATCTGGGGGCAGCCCTGAGCGGCGAGCCCCATGGAAACCCCCACCGTCAGATCTTTATGGGGACCTGAAGAGCCGACGGAACTCTGTGGCCAGCCCCACCAG cccCACACGCTCACTGCCCAGGAGTGCTTCCAGTTTTGAGGGGCGAAGTGTGCCTGCCACCCCTGTCCTTACCCGGGGCGCTGGCCCTCAGCTCTGCAA ACCTGAAGGCCTCCATTCTCGCCAGTGGTCCGGCAGCCAGGACTCCCAAATGGGCTTTCCCCGTGCAGACCCGGCCTCAGACCGCGCCTCGCTCTTCGCCGCTCGCACCCGCCGTAGCAACAGCTCTGAGGCCCTGCTAGTGGACCGGGCAGCTGGGGGGACAGCTGGCTCCCCCCCTGCACCTCTGGCTCCCCCTGCCACTGGGCCCCCAGTCTGCAAAAGCAGTGAGGTGCTGTATGAGCGCCCCCAGCCAGCCCCCGCCTTCTCCTCCCGCACAGCCGGCCCCCCAGACCCTCCCCGGGCTGCcaggccaagctcagctgccccTGCTTCCCGCGGGGTCCCCCGACTCCCACCTCTGTGTGGAGACTTCCTCTTGGACTATACCCTGGACCGGGGCCTACCCCGTGGTATGGGTGGGCCAGGCTGGGGGGAGCTGCTGCCTGCAGCTGAGGTCCCAGGACCCTTCTCCCGCCGGGATGGGCTCCTCACCATGTTCCCAGGTCCACCCCCTGTGTATGCAGCTGATGGCAGCAGCCCCCTCCTCCGCAGCAAGGACCCCCACACCCGTGCCACCCGCAGCAAGCCCTGTGGCCTGCCTCTGGAGGCAGCAGAGGGGCCAGAGGTGCACCCAAACCCTCTGCTATGGATGCCTCCAGCCACCCGTATCCCTCCGGCTGGCGAGCGCAGTGGCCACAAGAACCTTGCCTTGGAGGGGTTACGGGACTGGTACATCCGGAACTCGGGACTGGCCGCGGGGCCCCAGCGCCGGCCTGCACTCTCCCACGTGGGCCCGCAACACCCACCCTTCCTCCATGCCCGCTGCTATGAAGTGGGCCAGGCCCTGTATGGGGCCCCCAGCCAGGCACCCCTCCCACACTCGAGGAGTTTCACGGCGCCCCCTGTCTCCAGCAG ATACTACGCGGACTTCCTGTACCCCCCGGAGCTGAGCGCTCGGTTAAGTGACCTGACGCTAGAGGGGGAGCAGTCCTCCAGTTCTGATTCTCAAACCCCGGGGACATTGGTTTGA
- the WDR45 gene encoding WD repeat domain phosphoinositide-interacting protein 4 isoform X1, with translation MTQQPLRGVTSLRFNQDQSCFCCAMETGVRIYNVEPLMEKGHLDHEQVGSMGLVEMLHRSNLLALVGGGSSPKFSEISAVLIWDDAREGKDSKDKLVLEFTFTKPVLAVRMRHEKIVIVLRNRIYVYSFPDNPRKLFEFDTRDNPKGLCDLCPSLEKQLLVFPGHKCGSLQLVDLASTKPGTSSAPFTINAHQSDVACVSLNQPGTVVASASQKGTLIRLFDTQSKEKLVELRRGTDPATLYCINFSHDSSFLCASSDKGTVHIFALKDTRLNRRSALARVGKVGPMIGQYVDSQWSLASFTVPAESACICAFGRNTSKNVNSVIAICVDGTFHKYVFTPDGNCNREAFDVYLDICDDDDF, from the exons ATGACTCAACAGCCACTTCGAGGAGTGACCAGCCTGCGTTTCAACCAAGACCAAA GCTGCTTTTGCTGCGCCATGGAGACAGGCGTGCGCATCTATAACGTGGAGCCATTGATGGAGAAGGGGCATCTGG ACCATGAGCAGGTGGGCAGCATGGGCCTGGTGGAAATGCTGCACCGCTCCAACCTGCTGGCCCTGGTGGGCGGTGGTAGCAGCCCCAAGTTCTCAGAGATCTCAG CAGTGCTGATCTGGGACGATGCTCGGGAAGGCAAGGACTCCAAGGACAAGCTGGTGCTGGAGTTCACCTTCACCAAGCCAGTTCTGGCTGTGCGCATGCGCCATGAAAA AATCGTGATTGTGCTGAGGAACCGCATCTATGTGTACTCCTTTCCCGACAATCCCCGAAAGCTGTTTGAGTTTGACACCCGAGACAACCCAAAGG GGCTCTGTGATCTTTGCCCCAGCCTGGAAAAACAACTCCTAGTGTTCCCAGGACACAAGTGTGGGAGTCTGCAACTTGTG GACCTGGCGAGCACAAAGCCCGGCACATCATCTGCTCCATTTACCATCAACGCACATCAGAGCGATGTGGCCTGTGTGTCCCTAAACCAGCCAGGCACCGTAGTGGCCTCAGCCTCCCAGAAGGGCACCCTTATTCGCCTTTTTGACACACAGTCCAAGGAGAAACTGGTTGAACTGCGCCGAGGCACTGATCCTGCCACACTATACTG CATCAACTTCAGCCATGACTCCTCCTTCCTGTGCGCTTCCAGTGATAAGGGCACAGTCCATATCTTTGCTCTCAAGGATACCCGCCTCAACCGCCGCTCTGC GCTGGCTCGCGTGGGCAAAGTCGGACCTATGATTGGACAGTACGTGGACTCTCAATGGAGCCTGGCAAGCTTCACTGTGCCTGCCGAGTCAGCCTGCATCTGCGCATTCGGTCGCAACACTTCCAAGAATGTCAACTCTGTCATTG ccatCTGTGTAGATGGGACCTTCCACAAATATGTCTTCACTCCTGATGGAAACTGCAACAGAGAGGCTTTCGATGTGTACCTTGACATCTGTGATGATGATGACTTTTAA
- the CCDC120 gene encoding coiled-coil domain-containing protein 120 isoform X2 → MPQELTGQLPPECPLEPGERPQLVRRRPPAARAYPPPALNPAHHSLCPAEELALEALEREVSVQQQIAAAARRLALAPELSAEQRRRRRQVQADALRRLHELEEQLRDIRVRLGLQVLPLPTGAVITTQGVCLGTRLAQLSQEDVVLHSESSSLSESGASHDNEESRGCFPLTERPSPPKAWDQLRAVSGGSPERRAPWKPPPSDLYGDLKSRRNSVASPTSPTRSLPRSASSFEGRSVPATPVLTRGAGPQLCKPEGLHSRQWSGSQDSQMGFPRADPASDRASLFAARTRRSNSSEALLVDRAAGGTAGSPPAPLAPPATGPPVCKSSEVLYERPQPAPAFSSRTAGPPDPPRAARPSSAAPASRGVPRLPPLCGDFLLDYTLDRGLPRGMGGPGWGELLPAAEVPGPFSRRDGLLTMFPGPPPVYAADGSSPLLRSKDPHTRATRSKPCGLPLEAAEGPEVHPNPLLWMPPATRIPPAGERSGHKNLALEGLRDWYIRNSGLAAGPQRRPALSHVGPQHPPFLHARCYEVGQALYGAPSQAPLPHSRSFTAPPVSSRYGGCFY, encoded by the exons ATGCCTcag GAGCTAACTGGCCAACTGCCCCCCGAGTGCCCGCTGGAGCCTGGTGAACGGCCCCAGTTGGTCCGCCGGCGGCCCCCTGCAGCCCGAGCCTACCCTCCACCGGCCCTCAACCCAGCACACCACTCCTTGTGCCCTGCTGAG GAGCTGGCTCTCGAGGCTCTGGAACGCGAGGTGTCGGTGCAACAGCAGATTGCAGCAGCTGCCCGCCGCCTGGCCTTGGCCCCTGAGCTCAGTGCTGAGCAGCGCAGGCGCCGGCGCCAGGTCCAGGCGGATGCTCTGCGGAGACTGCATGAGCTGGAGGAGCAGCTCCGGGACATCCGGGTCCGCCTTGGCCTTCAGGTGCTCCCACTGCCTACAGGGGCAGTTATCACCACCCAAGGCGTCTGCCTGGGCACGCGCCTCGCTCAGCTTAGCCAAG AGGATGTAGTTCTGCACTCAGAGAGCAGCTCCCTTTCCGAGTCTGGGGCCAGCCATGATAACG AGGAATCTCGTGGCTGCTTCCCTCTGACTGAGCGCCCCTCACCACCCAAGGCCTGGGACCAACTGCGGGCAGTATCTGGGGGCAGCCCTGAGCGGCGAGCCCCATGGAAACCCCCACCGTCAGATCTTTATGGGGACCTGAAGAGCCGACGGAACTCTGTGGCCAGCCCCACCAG cccCACACGCTCACTGCCCAGGAGTGCTTCCAGTTTTGAGGGGCGAAGTGTGCCTGCCACCCCTGTCCTTACCCGGGGCGCTGGCCCTCAGCTCTGCAA ACCTGAAGGCCTCCATTCTCGCCAGTGGTCCGGCAGCCAGGACTCCCAAATGGGCTTTCCCCGTGCAGACCCGGCCTCAGACCGCGCCTCGCTCTTCGCCGCTCGCACCCGCCGTAGCAACAGCTCTGAGGCCCTGCTAGTGGACCGGGCAGCTGGGGGGACAGCTGGCTCCCCCCCTGCACCTCTGGCTCCCCCTGCCACTGGGCCCCCAGTCTGCAAAAGCAGTGAGGTGCTGTATGAGCGCCCCCAGCCAGCCCCCGCCTTCTCCTCCCGCACAGCCGGCCCCCCAGACCCTCCCCGGGCTGCcaggccaagctcagctgccccTGCTTCCCGCGGGGTCCCCCGACTCCCACCTCTGTGTGGAGACTTCCTCTTGGACTATACCCTGGACCGGGGCCTACCCCGTGGTATGGGTGGGCCAGGCTGGGGGGAGCTGCTGCCTGCAGCTGAGGTCCCAGGACCCTTCTCCCGCCGGGATGGGCTCCTCACCATGTTCCCAGGTCCACCCCCTGTGTATGCAGCTGATGGCAGCAGCCCCCTCCTCCGCAGCAAGGACCCCCACACCCGTGCCACCCGCAGCAAGCCCTGTGGCCTGCCTCTGGAGGCAGCAGAGGGGCCAGAGGTGCACCCAAACCCTCTGCTATGGATGCCTCCAGCCACCCGTATCCCTCCGGCTGGCGAGCGCAGTGGCCACAAGAACCTTGCCTTGGAGGGGTTACGGGACTGGTACATCCGGAACTCGGGACTGGCCGCGGGGCCCCAGCGCCGGCCTGCACTCTCCCACGTGGGCCCGCAACACCCACCCTTCCTCCATGCCCGCTGCTATGAAGTGGGCCAGGCCCTGTATGGGGCCCCCAGCCAGGCACCCCTCCCACACTCGAGGAGTTTCACGGCGCCCCCTGTCTCCAGCAGGTATGGGGGGTGCTTTTACTGA